One stretch of Caldalkalibacillus uzonensis DNA includes these proteins:
- a CDS encoding RicAFT regulatory complex protein RicA family protein: MTNTEIVTRKEIIRQAEKLATLIAQSAEVDFFKRAEQQIKKNDKVQQLIAEIKRLQKHAVHYEHYEKSKALEETEAKLEKLHEELDQIPVVQEFKQSQKDVNDLLQLVTNVISNTVTDKIIESTGGDVLKGETGGGPNLSCPLR; this comes from the coding sequence ATGACAAACACTGAAATTGTCACCCGCAAAGAAATTATTCGACAAGCAGAAAAGCTAGCAACACTGATTGCCCAATCTGCAGAAGTGGATTTCTTTAAGCGTGCTGAGCAACAAATTAAAAAAAATGACAAAGTCCAGCAGTTAATTGCGGAAATCAAGCGCTTGCAAAAGCATGCTGTTCACTATGAACATTATGAAAAAAGTAAGGCTTTGGAAGAAACGGAAGCTAAATTGGAGAAACTGCACGAAGAGCTGGATCAGATCCCCGTCGTGCAAGAGTTTAAGCAGTCGCAGAAAGATGTGAATGATCTCTTGCAGCTGGTGACCAATGTCATTTCTAATACCGTAACCGATAAAATTATTGAATCGACTGGCGGTGACGTGCTCAAAGGCGAGACAGGGGGCGGGCCCAATCTCTCCTGTCCGCTTCGCTAA
- the mutS gene encoding DNA mismatch repair protein MutS translates to MAQYTPMMEQYLSIKKEYPDAFLFFRLGDFYELFFEDAQQAAQILEITLTSRPAGKNGEKIPMCGVPYHTANQYIKKMIDQGHKVAICEQVEDPKEAKGVVKREVIRVITPGTLMEESMLADDENNFMLFLTKTHGEYAVVGCDLSTGEVTGTKISEWELLLEETSHFRPKEVIISTAFSQDEIKGLKQHYPGIVTVREPSSLAEVNSSEWLKHQQASSAGEAISEALGLMYGYLLDTQKKMIDHLQPFHYYETQAFLALDAHAKRNLELLETLRERSKKGSLLWLLDKTCTAMGGRLLKKWLMRPLLNRELIEQRLNLVEILVNDPFVREEIMLLLKDVYDLERLAARVAFGNVTPRDLLQLKRSLQVLPDLVGQLSKLPAADIQPLIKQIDPCPELVTLLDKALAEDAPATIKEGGIFKPGYHEELDRLNQASREGKHWISELELKERERTGIKSLKVGYNKVFGYYIEVTKANVHLLDEGRYQRKQTLSNAERFITPELKEKEAMILDASERALELEHQLFGELRHQVKTYTERLQKLAQTIAQLDCLCSFAKVSEQHHYVRPAFSHNGELVVQAGRHPVVEQVLPSGEFVANDVHMNDRDRQILLITGPNMAGKSTYMRQLAQIVIMAQMGCFVPAQEATLPIFDQIFTRIGAADDLVGGQSTFMVEMVETKRAITQATPNSLILLDEIGRGTATYDGMSLAQAVIEYIHDHVQAKTLFSTHYHELTDLEYQLERVQNVHVACSEHEGRVTFLHKVLEGKADRSYGIHVAELAGMPEHVINRAAAILEVLESKGEAALGTEHSKVSEAGQLVQLSLFAEEEQQEGTRQTPKWQKKILAEIEGLDLINTTPLEALNTLYRLQQRLKGKGGRT, encoded by the coding sequence ATGGCACAATATACACCGATGATGGAGCAATATTTATCGATTAAAAAAGAATATCCTGATGCTTTTTTGTTTTTTCGCCTAGGAGATTTCTATGAATTGTTCTTTGAGGATGCCCAGCAGGCAGCCCAAATTCTAGAGATCACGTTAACCAGCCGCCCAGCAGGAAAAAACGGTGAAAAGATCCCGATGTGTGGCGTTCCTTATCATACAGCAAATCAATACATAAAAAAGATGATCGACCAAGGACATAAAGTCGCCATATGTGAGCAGGTGGAAGACCCTAAAGAGGCCAAAGGGGTTGTTAAACGGGAAGTGATTCGCGTCATTACCCCGGGAACGTTAATGGAAGAGAGCATGCTGGCTGATGACGAAAACAATTTCATGCTGTTTTTGACGAAAACACATGGTGAGTATGCTGTCGTAGGCTGCGATTTGTCCACCGGAGAAGTAACCGGTACAAAGATATCGGAATGGGAATTGTTACTTGAGGAGACAAGCCATTTTCGACCCAAAGAGGTAATCATTTCCACAGCCTTCAGTCAAGACGAAATCAAAGGGCTGAAGCAACACTATCCGGGAATTGTCACTGTGCGGGAACCTAGCTCACTCGCTGAAGTGAACAGCTCAGAATGGTTGAAGCATCAACAGGCATCATCTGCCGGTGAAGCGATCAGCGAAGCGCTGGGTCTGATGTATGGGTATTTACTGGACACCCAAAAAAAGATGATCGATCACCTGCAACCGTTCCACTATTATGAGACCCAGGCCTTTTTGGCATTGGATGCCCATGCCAAGCGCAATCTTGAATTGCTCGAAACGTTGCGTGAACGGAGCAAAAAAGGATCATTATTATGGCTCCTTGATAAAACCTGTACGGCGATGGGAGGGCGGCTGCTAAAAAAATGGCTGATGCGTCCCTTGTTGAACAGGGAGCTAATTGAACAGCGCTTAAATCTTGTTGAGATCTTGGTCAATGACCCTTTTGTCCGTGAGGAGATCATGTTGCTTTTAAAAGATGTGTATGACCTGGAGCGTTTAGCAGCCAGGGTAGCTTTTGGCAATGTCACCCCACGGGACTTGTTGCAATTGAAACGTTCATTACAGGTGTTGCCTGATCTTGTGGGGCAGCTCTCCAAATTGCCGGCTGCTGACATACAGCCTTTGATCAAGCAGATTGACCCCTGCCCGGAGTTGGTCACTTTGTTGGATAAAGCCCTGGCAGAAGATGCACCGGCCACCATTAAAGAAGGGGGCATCTTCAAGCCAGGATATCATGAAGAATTGGACCGGCTGAATCAGGCCAGCCGGGAGGGAAAGCACTGGATTTCCGAGCTGGAACTGAAAGAAAGGGAACGAACAGGGATCAAGTCATTAAAAGTGGGATATAACAAGGTGTTCGGCTACTATATTGAGGTGACCAAAGCCAATGTTCACCTCCTTGATGAGGGACGTTACCAACGCAAACAGACCCTGAGCAACGCTGAGCGGTTCATTACGCCGGAGCTGAAAGAAAAGGAAGCCATGATCCTCGACGCCAGTGAAAGGGCGCTTGAATTAGAGCATCAGCTATTCGGCGAGTTGCGACATCAGGTCAAAACTTACACCGAGCGCTTGCAGAAACTGGCCCAGACAATTGCCCAGCTTGACTGTTTGTGTTCCTTTGCCAAGGTGAGTGAACAACATCATTACGTTCGTCCTGCCTTTAGTCACAACGGTGAACTTGTCGTTCAAGCCGGACGCCATCCTGTGGTGGAACAGGTCTTGCCCAGCGGGGAGTTTGTCGCTAATGATGTGCATATGAACGATCGTGACCGCCAAATTTTACTGATTACCGGCCCCAATATGGCTGGTAAAAGCACATACATGCGCCAGCTGGCCCAGATTGTGATCATGGCCCAGATGGGCTGCTTCGTCCCTGCACAAGAAGCTACACTGCCCATTTTTGATCAAATTTTTACCCGGATTGGTGCAGCCGATGACTTAGTTGGCGGGCAGAGCACGTTTATGGTTGAAATGGTGGAAACCAAACGGGCCATAACCCAGGCCACGCCAAACAGCCTTATTTTACTGGATGAAATCGGCCGGGGCACCGCCACTTACGACGGCATGTCCCTGGCCCAGGCCGTGATTGAATACATTCATGACCATGTGCAGGCCAAGACCTTATTCTCCACCCACTATCATGAGCTAACAGATCTGGAGTACCAACTGGAGCGGGTTCAAAATGTGCATGTGGCCTGTTCGGAACATGAAGGACGTGTCACGTTTTTACATAAAGTATTGGAGGGCAAGGCGGACCGCAGTTACGGCATCCACGTAGCCGAGCTGGCAGGTATGCCTGAACATGTGATTAATCGGGCTGCCGCCATTTTAGAGGTGCTGGAATCTAAAGGGGAGGCTGCTCTAGGTACAGAACATTCCAAGGTTAGCGAGGCCGGGCAGCTTGTCCAACTTTCTTTATTTGCAGAGGAGGAGCAGCAAGAAGGGACCAGGCAAACACCAAAGTGGCAAAAGAAGATTCTCGCTGAGATTGAAGGACTGGATTTAATTAACACAACACCCCTGGAAGCATTGAACACCCTCTACCGCTTGCAACAACGGCTGAAAGGCAAAGGGGGGAGAACATGA
- a CDS encoding cytochrome c oxidase assembly protein, with amino-acid sequence MTLQNVLNNYSFVELWRPDILAMVLLAATLYILLTGPLRKRLPYFTQPVSWGKKSMFLSGLLILYFVHGTPVNVLGYYYLFSAHMLQMAVSYMIAAPLLMIGIPQWGWNALLSVRAVKNVFACMTHPVVAVINFNAFLSFYHVPFVFDTVMQNHWLHVVYHTFLFVAACFMWWPIITPLPGEKQLSFLRKFGYIITGSVLITPVCALVIFAQGILYTTYIDTPQIFAPLPVLDDQQMGGVIMKLVQEGAFATALIIIFFQWVRNERSRRDIDPVSEADLAYLNTNREPEHQPQVLIREPSTERGN; translated from the coding sequence ATGACTTTGCAAAATGTGCTGAACAACTACAGCTTTGTTGAGCTGTGGCGTCCGGATATATTGGCTATGGTTCTGCTGGCAGCGACCCTTTATATCTTACTGACGGGTCCGTTAAGAAAACGCCTGCCTTATTTCACACAACCCGTATCCTGGGGTAAAAAATCCATGTTTCTCTCTGGGCTGCTTATTTTGTACTTTGTTCACGGGACACCAGTGAATGTTTTGGGTTATTACTATCTATTCAGTGCCCATATGCTGCAGATGGCTGTCAGCTATATGATCGCGGCCCCTTTGCTAATGATCGGTATTCCGCAGTGGGGATGGAATGCCTTGTTGAGTGTTCGGGCTGTAAAAAACGTATTTGCTTGTATGACCCATCCTGTTGTGGCAGTGATTAACTTTAATGCTTTTCTGTCTTTTTACCACGTGCCTTTCGTGTTTGACACAGTGATGCAAAACCACTGGCTGCATGTCGTTTATCATACTTTTCTCTTTGTGGCAGCCTGTTTCATGTGGTGGCCGATTATCACTCCTCTGCCGGGTGAAAAGCAGTTGAGCTTTTTGCGCAAATTTGGCTACATTATTACAGGAAGTGTTTTGATTACTCCTGTCTGTGCACTGGTTATTTTTGCCCAAGGTATTCTGTATACCACCTATATTGATACACCCCAAATATTTGCTCCACTGCCTGTCCTGGATGACCAGCAAATGGGGGGCGTGATCATGAAACTGGTGCAGGAAGGTGCGTTTGCCACAGCCTTAATCATTATCTTCTTCCAGTGGGTGAGAAATGAACGCAGCAGACGGGATATTGATCCGGTCAGTGAAGCGGACTTGGCTTATCTGAACACCAACCGCGAACCTGAACACCAGCCTCAAGTACTGATCAGAGAACCCTCTACAGAGCGGGGAAATTAA
- a CDS encoding DUF420 domain-containing protein, whose product MAYILPLLSTSMIVLSAILVAIGWALIRRGETKRHIQVMGLASLFAVLFFVIYMSRTVLVGNTAFGGPDHVAPFYHIFLLFHIVLATVAAVLGLLTLYYGFKKQFGKHKRIGPVTSVIWFSTAVTGVAVYLLLYVIYPPGETTNMFRAIIGG is encoded by the coding sequence ATGGCTTATATTTTGCCCTTGTTAAGCACCTCGATGATTGTGCTGAGTGCCATACTTGTGGCTATCGGCTGGGCTTTGATCCGCCGGGGAGAGACGAAACGTCATATCCAGGTGATGGGCCTAGCTTCGCTGTTTGCTGTTTTGTTTTTTGTCATTTATATGTCCAGAACGGTGCTTGTAGGTAATACCGCTTTTGGCGGCCCCGATCACGTGGCACCCTTCTATCACATCTTTTTGCTATTTCATATTGTATTGGCCACAGTGGCCGCTGTATTGGGACTGTTGACACTGTATTACGGCTTTAAAAAACAGTTTGGCAAACATAAACGGATTGGTCCCGTGACATCGGTGATTTGGTTTTCCACAGCTGTAACTGGTGTGGCTGTGTATCTGTTACTTTATGTTATTTATCCGCCCGGTGAGACAACAAATATGTTTCGGGCCATTATTGGTGGATAA
- a CDS encoding outer spore coat protein CotE — MSQTEKDIQCREIVTKAVCGRGRKFTQATHTITPSHSPTNILGCWIINHNYTATKEGDTVEVSGSYDINIWYSYNNNTQTQVATETVSYADQVPLTMMDKNYLDNGLQVDARATQQPTACEATISNSGHSVLVQVEREFLVEVIGETKVCVMVCPGGCDGLDDKEFTFDDDQDFEELDPDIVIDELD; from the coding sequence ATGTCTCAAACAGAAAAAGATATTCAATGCCGTGAGATTGTCACCAAAGCTGTTTGTGGTAGAGGTCGCAAATTTACTCAAGCTACTCACACCATTACTCCATCTCACTCTCCCACCAACATCCTGGGATGTTGGATTATTAATCATAACTATACAGCTACCAAAGAGGGAGACACAGTTGAAGTAAGTGGTTCTTATGACATTAACATTTGGTACTCATACAACAACAACACACAAACACAAGTGGCAACAGAAACAGTCAGTTATGCAGACCAGGTTCCGTTAACCATGATGGATAAAAACTATCTGGATAACGGACTGCAGGTCGATGCCAGAGCGACTCAGCAACCAACAGCTTGTGAGGCGACAATTTCTAACTCTGGCCATTCTGTACTTGTTCAAGTGGAACGTGAGTTTTTAGTGGAAGTGATCGGTGAAACCAAGGTGTGTGTCATGGTATGCCCCGGTGGTTGTGACGGATTGGATGACAAGGAATTTACCTTTGACGACGATCAGGACTTTGAAGAATTAGATCCTGATATCGTCATCGACGAGTTGGATTAA
- the miaB gene encoding tRNA (N6-isopentenyl adenosine(37)-C2)-methylthiotransferase MiaB: MAKDYSKYFDSFRVISEENNRKRIRIKGRQVTIYSEPDFKEGRRRGKEDIKVFEAEIPEDMLSIGKGKKYLLVTYGCQMNVHDSEHIAGLLESMGYTPTEEETEADVILYNTCAIRENAEDKVFGELGRLKRLKTEKPELIIGVCGCMSQEEAVVNKILRSYHHVDLIFGTHNIHRLPVLLRDAILSKEMVIEVWSKEGDIIENLPQKREGGIKAWVNIMYGCDKFCTYCIVPFTRGKERSRRPEDVLAEVRELARQGYQEITVLGQNVNAYGKDFTDRRYRLADLFEDIRKIDIPRVRFTTSHPWDFDDELIEVLAKGGNLVEHIHLPVQSGNNDVLKLMGRKYTREEYLELVRKIKAAIPNVSLTTDIIVGFPNETEAQFEDTLSLVKEVEFDSAFTFIYSPRHGTPAAQLEDNVPEEVKKERLYRLNALQNEISRRKNEALRGHVVEVLVEGESKNNPDILAGRTRTNKLVNFKGSKDSIGKLVYVKITEPQTWTLKGEQVQPVEV; encoded by the coding sequence ATGGCAAAAGACTACAGCAAATACTTTGATTCATTTAGGGTGATTTCTGAAGAGAATAACCGTAAACGGATTCGCATAAAAGGACGTCAGGTGACCATTTACTCGGAGCCGGACTTTAAAGAAGGGCGCCGGCGGGGTAAAGAAGATATTAAAGTATTTGAAGCAGAGATCCCTGAAGACATGCTCAGCATTGGCAAGGGCAAAAAGTATCTGCTGGTCACCTACGGCTGTCAGATGAACGTGCATGACAGTGAGCATATTGCTGGATTGCTGGAAAGTATGGGCTATACCCCTACGGAAGAGGAAACAGAGGCGGATGTGATCCTGTATAATACCTGTGCCATTCGCGAAAACGCTGAGGATAAAGTGTTCGGGGAACTGGGCCGCCTGAAACGTTTGAAAACGGAAAAGCCGGAGCTGATCATCGGAGTATGCGGCTGTATGTCCCAGGAGGAAGCGGTGGTCAATAAGATTTTGCGCAGTTACCACCATGTGGATCTGATTTTCGGCACACACAACATTCACCGTTTGCCAGTACTTTTGCGTGATGCCATCCTCTCCAAGGAGATGGTGATCGAAGTATGGTCCAAAGAGGGAGATATCATTGAGAATCTTCCTCAGAAGCGGGAGGGAGGCATTAAAGCTTGGGTCAATATCATGTACGGGTGTGACAAGTTTTGCACCTATTGCATTGTCCCCTTTACCCGAGGTAAAGAGCGCAGCCGCCGGCCGGAAGATGTGCTGGCTGAGGTGCGTGAGCTGGCACGCCAAGGTTATCAGGAGATTACCGTTTTGGGCCAAAATGTGAATGCCTATGGGAAAGATTTTACCGACAGGCGCTACCGTTTGGCCGATCTGTTTGAGGATATCCGCAAGATTGATATCCCCCGAGTGCGTTTCACCACCAGTCACCCGTGGGACTTTGACGATGAGCTGATTGAAGTATTGGCCAAAGGCGGCAATCTGGTTGAGCATATTCATCTTCCAGTTCAATCCGGCAACAATGATGTGCTTAAACTGATGGGACGCAAATATACGCGGGAAGAGTATCTGGAACTGGTGCGGAAAATCAAAGCTGCCATTCCAAACGTTTCCCTGACCACCGATATTATCGTCGGCTTTCCTAATGAAACAGAAGCACAGTTTGAGGACACCTTGTCCCTTGTTAAAGAGGTAGAATTTGATTCTGCGTTTACCTTTATCTATTCACCACGCCATGGTACCCCGGCTGCTCAATTGGAGGACAATGTCCCGGAAGAGGTCAAAAAAGAGCGGCTGTACCGGCTCAATGCCCTGCAAAACGAAATCAGCCGCCGCAAAAACGAGGCCCTGCGGGGCCATGTGGTGGAAGTATTGGTGGAAGGCGAAAGCAAAAATAATCCTGACATTTTGGCCGGGAGAACACGCACCAATAAGCTGGTCAACTTTAAGGGATCTAAAGATTCTATTGGCAAGCTTGTTTATGTTAAAATCACTGAGCCTCAAACATGGACATTAAAAGGTGAGCAGGTTCAGCCAGTGGAGGTATGA
- a CDS encoding cytochrome C oxidase subunit IV family protein, producing the protein MANVNNTSPGRHTVDETIRDKQAEKKDTIQLYVSFALMIVLTAMAFVAVASEQIPAGFAIPFILLLACIQFILQLFIFMHLNEKGSEYPILFIFSGVFVAILTIASLMLLIWW; encoded by the coding sequence ATGGCCAATGTTAATAATACCTCACCCGGGCGGCATACGGTTGATGAAACCATTAGAGACAAGCAGGCTGAAAAGAAAGATACCATTCAGCTCTATGTTTCATTCGCCTTAATGATCGTACTAACGGCGATGGCATTTGTGGCAGTAGCCAGTGAGCAAATTCCGGCTGGTTTTGCCATTCCCTTTATTTTGCTGCTGGCTTGTATACAGTTCATTTTGCAACTGTTCATTTTCATGCATCTGAATGAAAAAGGAAGCGAATACCCCATTTTGTTTATATTTAGCGGCGTTTTTGTGGCTATTTTGACCATTGCTTCCCTGATGCTGCTCATTTGGTGGTAA
- a CDS encoding putative amidoligase domain-containing protein: MNVRVEDLSIPNVTVDLDQVDRYTPGAFELRLYVPPATEAEKDLEQNLLHLNGIPVARDKSHRPKKLLRFAICQWECFGLWQTGKGTEDNKPLLNTQSKERWRFRSLPLNTYTRDVRKARQLALRCLYALGYDLGVVDLGVFPIKPRYRVYRITNHIPASCKEALTRLIDKQRKEFDQHAEPVVGADLEFILRHRNGKYVLASNYLPKQGRVGHDAIWIPGQRNKHPIAELRPKESADPLELFKNIYVCMRLAARKINNPDIHWLAGGKPLKGFPIGGHIHFSGVPLNTRLVRTLDNYITLPLFLFESTTSLSRRPKYGFIGDVREQYHGGFEYRSPPSWLVRPRVTKGVVCLAKVLANDYQNLVWMPLNNPQVQMDFYHGEQDKCRGIVEQLWQELIHRCPSYGSYQEELDQFYQLIESNYRWEEYQDIRKAWRLSPS; this comes from the coding sequence ATGAACGTCAGAGTGGAAGACCTATCCATTCCCAATGTCACTGTTGATCTTGATCAAGTCGATCGCTATACACCTGGAGCTTTTGAACTTCGTTTATATGTACCTCCTGCAACTGAAGCAGAAAAAGACCTGGAACAAAATCTTTTACACCTCAACGGCATTCCTGTTGCAAGGGATAAGAGTCACCGGCCAAAAAAGCTATTACGCTTTGCCATTTGCCAGTGGGAGTGTTTCGGTCTTTGGCAAACGGGCAAAGGGACAGAGGATAACAAACCACTGTTAAATACCCAATCCAAAGAACGATGGCGCTTTCGTTCCTTACCATTGAATACCTACACTCGGGATGTCAGGAAGGCCCGGCAGTTGGCTTTACGATGTCTATATGCTTTAGGGTACGACTTGGGGGTTGTCGATCTCGGTGTTTTCCCGATTAAACCCCGCTACCGTGTGTACCGCATTACCAACCATATTCCTGCCAGTTGTAAAGAAGCATTAACCCGTTTGATTGACAAGCAAAGAAAAGAATTTGATCAGCATGCTGAACCTGTTGTGGGGGCCGATTTGGAGTTTATTTTAAGGCATCGTAACGGAAAGTACGTACTGGCTTCCAACTATTTACCCAAGCAGGGCAGAGTAGGTCACGATGCCATTTGGATTCCTGGTCAGCGCAACAAGCATCCCATAGCGGAGCTGAGACCCAAAGAAAGCGCTGATCCCCTGGAGCTGTTTAAAAACATTTATGTGTGCATGCGTTTGGCTGCCCGAAAAATCAACAATCCTGACATTCATTGGCTTGCGGGCGGAAAACCACTGAAAGGCTTTCCCATAGGGGGACATATCCATTTCAGCGGGGTTCCGCTCAATACGCGTCTGGTCCGTACTTTGGACAATTATATTACCTTGCCTTTGTTTTTATTTGAAAGTACTACCTCCCTTTCCCGCCGTCCAAAGTATGGGTTTATAGGAGATGTACGTGAACAGTATCACGGGGGTTTTGAGTACCGCTCACCCCCCAGCTGGCTGGTACGTCCACGGGTGACTAAAGGGGTTGTCTGTCTGGCCAAAGTGCTGGCCAATGATTATCAAAATCTGGTTTGGATGCCCCTTAACAACCCCCAGGTGCAAATGGATTTTTACCATGGTGAACAGGACAAGTGCAGAGGGATTGTTGAGCAACTTTGGCAGGAACTCATACACCGTTGTCCTTCCTATGGGTCTTACCAAGAAGAACTGGATCAATTCTATCAACTGATTGAATCCAACTACCGCTGGGAAGAGTATCAGGATATTCGCAAAGCATGGCGGCTGTCTCCATCCTAG
- the mutL gene encoding DNA mismatch repair endonuclease MutL translates to MTRIQVMNEVLANKIAAGEVVERPSSVVKELVENAIDAQSTVIKVEVEDGGLKKIKVTDNGIGMSRQDSQLAFERHATSKVRTERDLFRIHTLGFRGEALPSIAAVAKVSLQTWDGQEKAGTRLCLEGGQVTSVEDAPLRQGTVVEVTDLFYNTPARYKYLKTLHTELSHISDWMNRLALAHTAISFCLLHNGRTLLSTSGNGDRLHILAGIYGHQAARQMIPFQATHLDFEAEGLLSKPDLTRANRHYLTVIVNGRYVKHPGIHKAVLQAYHTLLPVNRYPVVVLDLKMDPSLLDVNVHPSKLEIRLSKEKELLGWLEGEIKKALQEQSLIPAPLSGGNRRRQHQQQAVQQTFNLRLPEQKEDQSAQGDREDQQASHGTRHPAGTVGQIHDHKQVHDQLSQYDQQAQTSDESIEQQTEATVPDQSAASAADPEQETSADKIPLLYPLAQLHGTYILAQNEQGLYMIDQHAAQERIWYEHFAKKLNQPERVSQDLAVPLVLEFTAGEAALINKHQDMLKKIGLFLEEFGHHAYIVRSHPAWFPEGEEEILIREIIDTVIRHKGKLEWIYFRDEVAKMMACKQSIKANQYLTRAEMEALLEQLRQSSNPFTCPHGRPITVLLTKYDIEKMFKRVM, encoded by the coding sequence ATGACTCGCATTCAGGTGATGAATGAGGTACTGGCCAACAAAATTGCAGCCGGAGAAGTAGTGGAACGCCCGTCCTCCGTGGTGAAAGAGTTGGTAGAAAATGCCATTGATGCACAGAGTACCGTGATTAAGGTGGAAGTAGAGGATGGGGGATTAAAAAAGATTAAAGTGACGGATAATGGCATAGGTATGTCTCGTCAAGACAGTCAGTTGGCTTTTGAGCGGCACGCCACCAGCAAAGTGAGAACAGAGCGTGATCTGTTTCGTATTCACACACTGGGTTTCAGAGGTGAAGCTTTGCCCAGCATAGCTGCTGTGGCCAAGGTGTCCTTGCAAACCTGGGATGGGCAGGAAAAGGCAGGGACACGTCTCTGTTTGGAAGGGGGACAGGTAACAAGTGTTGAAGATGCCCCTCTGCGGCAGGGAACCGTGGTGGAAGTGACAGACCTGTTTTACAATACGCCCGCCCGCTATAAATATTTAAAAACACTGCATACAGAGCTCAGCCATATCAGCGACTGGATGAACCGCTTGGCCCTGGCCCACACCGCCATCTCCTTCTGTTTGCTACACAATGGCCGAACACTGCTCTCAACCAGTGGCAATGGAGACCGGTTGCACATTTTAGCTGGGATCTACGGGCATCAGGCTGCCAGACAGATGATCCCCTTTCAGGCCACCCATCTTGATTTTGAAGCAGAGGGCTTATTGAGCAAGCCGGATCTGACCCGGGCCAACAGGCATTACCTGACTGTGATCGTTAACGGTCGCTATGTCAAGCATCCAGGTATCCATAAAGCGGTTTTGCAAGCTTATCATACCCTGTTGCCCGTCAATCGTTACCCTGTGGTTGTCCTCGATTTGAAAATGGATCCCAGTTTGCTGGATGTCAATGTTCATCCGTCGAAATTGGAGATCAGGCTGAGCAAGGAAAAAGAGTTGCTGGGCTGGCTGGAAGGGGAGATCAAAAAGGCTTTGCAGGAACAAAGCCTGATTCCTGCCCCTTTGTCAGGTGGGAACAGGCGGAGACAACATCAGCAACAGGCGGTCCAGCAAACATTCAACCTGCGTTTGCCAGAGCAGAAGGAGGATCAGTCAGCCCAAGGTGACAGAGAGGACCAACAAGCAAGCCACGGTACTCGTCATCCTGCTGGTACAGTTGGTCAGATCCATGACCACAAGCAAGTCCATGACCAACTGTCTCAATATGATCAGCAAGCGCAAACCTCGGACGAATCAATCGAACAACAGACAGAAGCCACAGTACCGGATCAATCGGCAGCATCGGCAGCTGACCCAGAACAAGAGACATCGGCTGACAAAATCCCCTTGTTGTATCCGTTAGCCCAGCTTCATGGCACCTACATTTTAGCTCAAAATGAACAAGGATTGTACATGATTGATCAGCACGCCGCACAAGAACGAATCTGGTATGAACATTTTGCCAAAAAATTAAATCAGCCTGAGCGGGTCAGTCAAGATTTGGCCGTTCCGCTTGTTTTGGAATTTACGGCTGGCGAAGCTGCCTTGATCAATAAGCATCAAGACATGTTGAAGAAAATAGGTCTATTTTTAGAAGAATTTGGGCACCATGCATATATAGTCCGCTCTCACCCTGCCTGGTTTCCAGAGGGGGAAGAGGAAATTTTGATTCGAGAGATCATTGATACTGTTATCCGACACAAGGGCAAACTGGAGTGGATTTATTTCAGGGACGAAGTAGCTAAAATGATGGCCTGTAAACAATCCATTAAAGCCAACCAGTATCTGACCAGAGCAGAAATGGAAGCCTTACTTGAACAACTCCGCCAGAGTTCCAATCCCTTCACTTGCCCCCATGGACGACCCATTACCGTTTTACTCACTAAATATGATATCGAAAAAATGTTTAAAAGAGTGATGTAA